In Lautropia mirabilis, one DNA window encodes the following:
- the cysP gene encoding thiosulfate ABC transporter substrate-binding protein CysP has translation MTFVSRSRRAVLGLAPAALLLAAMPSAQAADQTLLNATYDVGRELFSEINPLFVAKWQKEHGGQLKIDQSYGGTSRQAQDIIQGKKADTVTFNQVPDIEILVKRRLVAKDWASQFPNNSSPYYSTIAFMVRKGNPKNIRNWDDLARPDVKLVFPNPKTSGNARYSYLGAWNHAQEQFPNDEAAAKAFMGRFLGNVENFPTGGRGATVAFAQNGQGDVLLTFESEIKSILAGKEFKDQGFELVVPPVSVMAAFPVAIVDKVVDAKGTREVARAYLEFQYSKEIQQLLARHNLRVHDPEVVAATADQFAKVRLVDPATFPGGWEGIQKTHFASGGLLDQLLAAGRH, from the coding sequence GGCCCAGGCGGCCGACCAGACGCTGCTCAACGCCACCTATGACGTGGGCCGCGAGCTGTTTTCCGAGATCAACCCGCTGTTCGTGGCCAAATGGCAGAAGGAGCACGGCGGCCAGCTCAAGATCGACCAGTCCTATGGCGGCACGTCGCGCCAGGCGCAGGACATCATCCAGGGCAAGAAGGCCGACACCGTCACCTTCAACCAGGTGCCCGACATCGAGATCCTGGTCAAGCGCCGGCTGGTGGCCAAGGACTGGGCCTCGCAGTTCCCGAACAACAGCTCGCCCTACTACAGCACCATCGCCTTCATGGTGCGCAAGGGCAACCCCAAGAACATCCGCAACTGGGACGACCTGGCACGGCCGGACGTGAAGCTGGTCTTCCCGAACCCCAAAACGTCGGGCAACGCACGCTATTCGTACCTGGGCGCCTGGAACCACGCGCAGGAGCAGTTCCCGAATGACGAGGCGGCCGCCAAGGCGTTCATGGGCCGCTTCCTGGGCAACGTCGAGAACTTCCCCACCGGCGGCCGGGGCGCCACGGTGGCCTTCGCCCAGAACGGTCAGGGCGACGTGCTGCTGACCTTCGAGTCCGAGATCAAGAGCATCCTGGCGGGCAAGGAGTTCAAGGATCAGGGCTTCGAGCTGGTGGTGCCGCCGGTGAGCGTGATGGCGGCCTTCCCGGTGGCCATCGTCGACAAGGTGGTCGATGCCAAGGGTACCCGCGAGGTGGCGCGCGCCTACCTGGAGTTCCAGTATTCCAAGGAGATCCAGCAGCTGCTGGCCCGCCACAACCTGCGCGTGCATGACCCCGAGGTGGTGGCTGCCACGGCCGACCAGTTCGCCAAGGTTCGGCTCGTCGACCCCGCCACCTTCCCCGGCGGCTGGGAAGGCATCCAGAAGACGCACTTCGCCAGCGGCGGCCTGCTGGACCAGCTGCTCGCCGCCGGACGACACTGA
- the cysT gene encoding sulfate ABC transporter permease subunit CysT: MSAPRFFLARPLLPGFWPSLGVSLVYLHVVILVPLLVLLWHAADLGWAQYWAAISDPRVVASYRVTLLGAFISTVVVTLVGLLLAWVLSRYEFPGRRFLDALIDLPFALPTAVAGLTLATLLSPGGWIGQLFAPWGIKIAYAFPGLVIAMIFTSIPFIVRTVQPVIEDLGHDVEEAAGTLGARPGQVFWRITLPTLVPALTAGASQAFIRSLGEFGAVVMIAGNIPFQTEITSLMIFVRLQEFDYAAAAAIASVVLITSLVLLFGLQLLQNRLLRWQRGG, encoded by the coding sequence GTGTCCGCGCCCCGCTTCTTCCTGGCCAGGCCGCTGCTGCCGGGCTTCTGGCCCAGCCTGGGCGTGAGCCTGGTGTACCTGCACGTGGTCATTCTGGTGCCGCTGCTGGTGCTGCTCTGGCATGCGGCCGATCTGGGCTGGGCCCAGTACTGGGCCGCCATCTCCGATCCCCGGGTGGTGGCCAGCTACCGGGTCACGCTGCTGGGGGCCTTCATCTCCACGGTGGTGGTGACGCTGGTGGGCCTGCTGCTGGCCTGGGTGCTGTCGCGCTATGAGTTCCCGGGACGGCGCTTTCTCGACGCGCTGATCGATCTGCCCTTCGCGCTGCCCACGGCGGTGGCCGGGCTCACGCTGGCCACCCTGCTCTCACCCGGTGGCTGGATCGGACAGCTGTTCGCCCCCTGGGGCATCAAGATCGCCTATGCCTTCCCGGGGCTGGTCATCGCCATGATCTTCACCAGCATCCCGTTCATCGTGCGCACCGTGCAGCCGGTCATCGAGGATCTGGGCCACGACGTGGAGGAGGCGGCCGGCACGCTGGGTGCCCGTCCGGGTCAGGTGTTCTGGCGCATCACCCTGCCCACGCTCGTGCCGGCGCTGACGGCTGGGGCCAGCCAGGCCTTCATCCGCAGCCTGGGCGAGTTCGGCGCCGTGGTGATGATCGCCGGCAACATTCCGTTCCAGACCGAGATCACCTCGCTGATGATCTTCGTGCGGCTGCAGGAGTTCGACTACGCAGCGGCGGCGGCCATCGCCTCGGTGGTGCTCATCACCTCGCTGGTGCTGCTCTTTGGCCTGCAGCTGCTGCAGAACCGGCTGCTGCGCTGGCAGCGGGGAGGCTGA